In the genome of Anabaena cylindrica PCC 7122, the window TTGGCATTGGTGAATGGTGAACCCCAAATCCTCACCATCAAAGACTTCTTAACAGTCTTCCTCGATTTCCGCATTGAAACCATTAACAGACGTACTCGTTACCAACTACGAAAAGCGGAAGAACGAGATCATCTTTTACAAGGTTTATTAATTGCCTTATCACATTTAGATGCAATTATTATCTTAATTCGCCATGCACCAGATGCACCCACAGCCAAAGGGGAGTTAATCACAACCTATGGACTTTCAGAAGTACAAGCAGATGCAATTTTGCAAATGCAATTGCGACGATTAACAGCCTTAGAAGCCGATAAAATTCGTCTGGAACACGAAGAATTACAAAACGTCATTGCCGACTTGCAGGATATTTTGGACAGAAGGGAACGGGTGTTAGAAATTATTGAAACCGAAATTAGTCAAATCAAAACTAGCTTCGCTACACCCCGACGCACACTCATTACCCACGGTGAAGGTGATCTAGATGATCTTGACCTCATCGCTAATGAAAAAGTCCTGATTCTGATCACCAAACAAGGCTACATCAAACGGATGCCCGTGAGTACCTTTGAAGCCCAAAGCCGTGCTACCAGAGGCAAAGCCGGGGCTAAAGTCAAAGAAGATGACACCATTGAGCATTTTTTCACTTGCTGCGACCACGATAGCGTACTATTTTTTAGCGATCGCGGTGTCGTCTACTCAATGAGAACCTATCAAATCCCCCTTGGTTCTCGTACCAGTCGCGGTACACCCATCGTCCAGATGTTACCCATCCCCAAAGAAGAAAAAATCACCTCTATCGTTCCTGTAGACGAATTTAGAGACGATGAATATTTAGTCATGCTCACCAAAGGCGGTAACATCAAAAAAACCTCATTGGCCGCATTTAGTCACATTCGCGCCAACGGTTTAATTGCCATATCCTTAGAAGAAGGCGACCAACTACGCTGGGTACGGAGGGCAAAAGTAGAAGATAGCGTCATTATTGGTTCCCGTAACGGCATGGCTATTCACTTCCGCTGCACCCAAGAACAACTGCGTCCCCTCGGTAGGGCGACTCGTGGCGTAAAATCCATGAAACTCAAAAAAGGCGATGAATTAGTGGGAATGGATATTCTTCCGGCCGCAGTTCTCGAAACTTTGAATACAGAAACAGAAGCGGAAATCGAGGAAATCATCGAAACCGAAGAAATAATTACCGAAACCGAAGAAATCATTGAAACCGAAGAAACCGCAGAAGTACCCAACAACAGTACTGGCCCTTGGGTGTTAGTAATTACGATGGGAGGATATGGAAAGCGCGTCCCAGTTGGACAATTCCGACTCCAAAATCGTGCCGGTCAAGGTTTAATGGCCACCAAATTCAAAAACCGCAAAACCAAAGACAAATTAGCAACTTTGCATATTGTCAACAACGACGAAGAAATCATGATGGTAACAAATCGCGGCATCATTATTCGTCAAGCTGTGAATGCCATTTCCGTACAATCACGTTCAGCTACTGGGGTGAGAGTGCAGCGCTTAGACGAAGATGATGCTATTACCGGAGTAGCGATTGTTCCAGCAGATACGGGTGAAACTGCTGAAATTGGCGAAACTGGCGAAACTGCCGAAAATGGCGAAAATGATGAGTTAGAAGCAGCTGAATAACGATAAAAGATAAAGTATGAAGTCCTTGGAAAAAAAGCTGTTTTCATCCTTCCACCTTTACACTTTATCCTTGATCAGCGGGCTGTTGATGGGGGTGACAGTCGCCCCCGTCGGTGCTTGGGTTTTCGCCTGGGTTGCCCTTGCACCCCTCTGGGTAATAGTTGTTAAATATACTAAAAACACAAGTCCTCCTGCCCCCTGCCCCCTGCCCCCTGCCTTTATTTGGGCGATCGCATATCATGGATTTGCCCTATCCTGGATCACCGGCATCTATCCTATGGATTGGTTGGGTGTTCCCCCCTTACCAGGTTTAGCAATCACTTTTTTTTGTTGGTCATTTATTAGCCTCTGGGGAGGAATATTAGTCTCTCTTTGGGCAGCTTTGATGGTGCGGTTAGAACTACAAAAACCGTGGTTGCGTGTATTGGTTGGTACGGCTTTATGGTGCGCCTTAGAAAGTCTTTGGAGTGCAAGTCCTTTGTGGTGGAGTTCTCTGGCTTATACTCAGTCACCACACAATCTGCTAATTTTACATTTGGGTCAATTGTCTGGTACTAGCACTGTCACGGCTGTGATTGTGGCTGTTAATGGGTTGGTTGCGGAAGCTTGGATTTATTTTTGCACGCAGAGGAGGACACTTGCATGGGCGGGTCTCCCGACTTGTGCAAAGTGTCCGTCACGCAGAGGCGCAGAGGAAGAAAGAAGAGTTAATTTTTACTTAATCTTGGCGATTACAATATTTATAATTTCTCATATGATCGGCTTTATTTTTTATACTCAACCTCTCACTCAAACTGTAGATACAAATTTAAAAATCGGTGTTATTCAAGGTAATATTCCTAATAAAATTAAATTACTTCCTGAGGGATTTAATCGTGCGATTACAGGTTATACTGAGGGATATTTAGAATTAGCAAATCAGGGTGTTGACGGAGTTCTCACCCCAGAAGGTGCGTTACCTACATATGAAAGCAATTTCAGTAATACACCTTTGGTTGCAGCAATACGAGAAAAAGGTGTGGTTGCTTGGATAGGTGCTTTTGGAAAACGAGGTAAAAGCTATACAAATAGTTTATTTACCGTTGTTGGGAATGGAGAAGTTACCAGCCGTTACGATAAATCTAAATTAGTTCCTTTGGGAGAATATATTCCTTTTGAACAAATTTTAGGGGCGCTTGTGCAACGTTTATCACCATTAGATGAACATCAAGTTCATGGTTTACCAAATCAAGTTTTTGATACTCCCTTTGGCAGGGCAATTGTAGGGATTTGTTATGAATCAGCCTTTCCAGAAATTTTTCGTCGTCAAGCTTTTAATGGTGGGCAATTTATCCTCAGTTCTTCTAATGATGCCCATTACACGTCTGCTATGTCAGACCAACATCATGCCCAGGATATCATGCGGGCAATAGAAACCGATAGATGGGCTGTCAGGGCAACAAATACAGGATATTCGGCTTTTGTTGATCCTCATGGCAGAACTTTGTGGAAATCGGGATATAACACTTACGAAACCCACGCAGAAACTATTTATCGTCGTCAGACGCAGACTTTATATGTGCGTTGGGGTGATTGGTTGATGCCTTTGTTGTTGGTTCTGGGGTTTTTGGGGTGGATATTCCGGTGATTTTTATGGATTTTTTTCTCCTGCTGCTAAAAAATTTGTCAAAGTGGAAGTAATGGTTATTACTTTGACTTTTGTATTTTTTAAACTACTGTTGAACAATTCTCTGAAACTGGAAGTATTTGCTTGCGGAGTAAGACTATTGTTTAAACTTTCATCTATTTTTTTGCGAAGTGATGATAAAAACATGATATCATTTCCTAAATCAGAAACTTCATCTTCATATTCATCTAAGTCTTCAATTTCATTGATTCTTTGTTGGTATTTTTCAATCAAATTATCAACAGCTTCGATCATAAATTTCATGTCTTTGAAAGATAAATTCATAGGTAATTCCTTCCAGTGATGACTGTAACTATTACTCATTAACTTTAGAGAAGTATGTGCCTATCTTTTGCAATGCTGCTTTATAATCCTCCAATGGCATATTCTTAATGGGTTTCCACAGCCAATGATGATCATAGTCATTAACTAATTCTATTTGTTCTGGTATTTCTGTTCCTGCTTCTAACTGCCACCAATTTTTACCATAGCCTGGATTAGCAAATGTTGATATTCCTCCTGGTGATTTACCATCTGCTAAAGTAGTCCTAATCCACACTTGACCATCTTGATCATAGCAAGCAATATCCTTATCAGGGCGAACATTATCCATTCTGGGGGAATTAGAATTACCTTGTCTATAAAGAGTAATTGGTGTTTTGTCCATTAACTGGGTTTTTCGTCTTGAATTTTTGTATTAAATAGCATAATAATTGACAAGAACCCATTGCCAGACATACTGCCTATTTCTCCTGTTTATAGTATAAATCCCATAACATTAAATACACCTTTTGCAGTAGAGACGTTTTATGAAACATCTCTACTATTTCCACTGAATTTAACTACTCAACGCCTTAATAAACCGTTGCAAACTCTTGAATACACTGGGTTTTTTTGCGGGTGTTCCGTCGGTGGTAGTTTGCGTTTGTCCTTTCATGAGAATTACATCTATTTCATCACCAGAGGGACGTTTAGGTAATTCAGCAATTTTTTGATATTCGTCGTTGGTTTCTAGCCATACTTCCCAATCTCCAGGGTAGCAGCGAAAAAGGGCAGATTCATCATCAACGGGACGCAAATAATAACAAGATTCAATGGTGCTAATAAAACGTCTGCGAGTTTCTCTAGCCGCATAACCGATACCTACCACACCGGAATCTTCTAACCGGGGGTTTAATAAAATAAATGGACGTGTGCCTATGATTTCACAGAGTTTTTCTAATTGTGGCACTTCTACAGAAGTGGGAGCGATAAAGAGAAAAATTTCATCTTCTGGCTGAATTTTAGTTTCTAAAGATGCAGTTCTACCTGTACCGATATCTTCAACTTTAAATGGTGAATCTGCCCAATCTCGACGGGCTAAAGCAGCTGCACCAGCATCTGCAAAAAAGATTTTCAGCCGGGATTCATATTCAGCGAACAGAGGTATAAACTGTTCTGCAATGGGCATAAATTTGAGTTCGGGAAACAGAAAATCAACTTGAATGCGAGTCATACCATCAGCTAAAGCCGATTTTACAGCTTCACGGGATTGTGCGATCGCATCTTCTAGGGTTTTGGGTAATTCAGCCATAGTTTATAAAGTCTCTCAAGTTAATGATCAATATTTCGATTCTCTCACCACAAAAGCAGTATTTACTCCTCCGCGAACCTCTGCGCTTACCTCCGCGTTCCTCTGCGTTAAAAACAATACCCCTCTCCGCCACCGGAAAGGGGTAAATCACAGATTAAAACTCAGCACTAGCTAATAAGCATCTTGCAACTCATAGAAATCAGGCGAGATGTAATCCTTACGCAAAGGCCAACCTACCCAATCTTCCGGCATCAAAATCCGCTTCAAATTAGGATGACCTTCATAGATAATGCCAAGCATATCGTAAGACTCACGCTCTTGCCAGTCCGCAGTCTTCCAAATCCAGTACACCGAAGGCACAGAGGGATTTTCTCTAGGTAAGAACACTTTCACTCGGACTTCAGTAGGCTTATCAGCATTATCACTTACTTTTACCAAATGATAGACACTGACTAAATCTTGTCCTGGCCCCAAGTCAATACCTCCTTGAAACTGGAGATAATTAAACCCGTAGGCGTACAAAGCTGTAGCGGTAGGAAGCAAAAAATCAGGTGCTACCTTAATAATCTCCACCCCATTCACATCTGGGGCTAAAGATTCATGGTCAAAACCATTTTCTGTCAACCACTGGGAAACCTCACCTGCTGGAACTATAGCTTCTTCAGCCGCAGGAACTAATTTAGATTCTTCTTCAGCCACGCTTTTCCGCCTCCTTTGTTTTTGTTGTCAGTAGCGCAGGTGGTATGGGCATACCCATTGCTTCCGTCAATTCCTTCGGTGGAGTAAAGCGGGTATCTGACTGCATATACTTACCAGTTAAAATTTCTGGTACTGGTTTCAAGTTATGAGTCGTGCTGTAGTAACGGTGAGTTTGTTTAATTTGACCCCGTTCTTGCATGGAATCATTAGCAATTTTTTTCCGCAACTTAATAATTGCATCAATAATCGCTTCAGGACGGGGAGGACAACCAGGTAAATACACATCCACCGGAATCAGCTTATCAACTCCGCGCACAGCACTAGGAGAGTCAACGCTGAACATTCCGCCAGTAATTGTACAAGCACCCATAGCAATTACATACTTGGGTTCGGGCATTTGTTCATAAAGACGCACCAATTGAGGAGCCATCTTCATGGTAATTGTACCAGCAGTGATAATTAAATCAGCTTGCCGGGGGCTAGAACGGGGAATTAGACCAAAACGGTCAAAGTCAAATCGAGAGCCAATTAAAGCTGCAAATTCAATGAAGCAGCAAGCTGTACCAAACAGCAAAGGCCACAAACTAGAAAGTCGCGCCCAATTGTAGAGGTCATCAACCGTGGTTAAAATCACGTTTTCTGACAGTTCTTGAGTAACTGTAGGACGCTCAACCGGGTTGATGATGCGCTCTTTGTCCTGGGTGATTATGTTAGAATCTAAGACCATTCCAAAGCTCCTTTACGCCATGCGTAAACTAAGGCGATTACGAGAATCGCGATAAAAACTAACGCTTCAATAAACGCCAATAAACCTAAACGGTGGAAAGCAACTGCCCAAGGATACAAAAATACAGTTTCCACGTCAAAAACTACAAAAACCAGCGCAAACATATAGTAGCGAATGTTGAATTGAATCCAGGCTCCGCCAATGGGTTCCATGCCGGATTCATAAGTGGTGCGCCGTTCTGGGCTGAAACTACTAGGTCTGAGAAGCTTGGACGCTGAGAGCGCCAGGGCTGGTACTAGGCTACAAAGGAGGAAGAAGCCTAGAAGGTATTCGTAACCGCTAAGGACAAACACAATGGATATCTACCGCTGATGGTGCAATTGAAATGGATGATTTTCTCTTACATTATTATATCTTTCCAGGCTTTCTGAAATCGTGGAATTAGACACACTGAGGGTAGGGTGTTGATTTACAGCAGAATTCAGGAGTCAGGAGTCAGGAGTCAGGAGTAAAACTGGCTTGGTGCTTAGGTTTCAATTTAGATTCTGTACCCATTGATCTGCAATCTGCTGTAATTGGCAATTTGTCTAAAAATGCTCATACAGTTTCTATGAATAGCAAGAAATGGGTGGTATTGAAGCGCCGTAAGTCCCTAAATTGAGGAATGGGTAGAATATATTAACAATATGAATTCCTTGATAGAAGCTACTAATAGTTACAATAGAGAAACCTATGAATGCATTGCGAGAGCGATCGCATTTATGCAAAAAAATTATCTGCACCAGCCTGACTTGGAAACTGTCGCCCAACACGTACATCTGAGCGAGTATCACTTTCAGCGATTATTTACAAAATGGGCAGGAATCAGTCCCAAGCGTTTCTGGCAATATCTCACGGTTGAGTACGCAAAATCAAAAATTACTGAGACTAAGAGCCTTTTAAATCTGACGATGGATGTGGGGTTATCAAGTCCAGGACGTTTACACGACCTATTTGTGACGCTAGAAGCCATGTCACCTGGTGAATTTAAGTCTGGGGGTGCTGGGTTGAAGATTTGCTATGGAATTCATGAAACCCCTTTTGGTGATTGTCTCATTGCTACAACAGCGCGTGGCATCTGCAATCTTCATTTCCTCAATGCAGGGGATGAAGAAACTGCTGAAAATAACCTGCGTACAGAATGGAAAAATGCGGAAATCATTCATGATCAGCAAGTAACAAGAGAAACTAGCGATCGCATTTTCCAGCCAGTTGCAGAAAATAGTATTCCTTTAGTTCTGAACGTGAAAGGGACTAACTTCCAGATTCAAGTTTGGCGATCGCTACTGAGACTTCCCTGGGGAGGGATTACCACCTATCAAGGTTTAGCCGCATCAATGGGTCGTCCAAGTGCTGCTAGAGCCGTAGGTAACGCACTAGGGAGTAATCCAGTTGCTTACTTAATTCCCTGTCATCGGGTAATTCGAGAATCTGGTGAAATGGGCGGTTATCGGTGGGGATTAGAACGTAAAACGATGATTCTGGGATGGGAAGCAAGTCGAAATCAGTATTAAGGATTGTAGGTACATTGACTTTGAATAGCAATTCCGACGCAGTAAAAAGCTCTGGAATTTAGAAATTACAAATATTTTTGGAAATTAATAGAAGAGGGATAATTAGCCCCATCCTCTGATACTGTCATTGTCAATTATAATTATGGCGCTCTGCAAAAGCGTTAATTTCATTCACTAACCATGCTTTCTCGTGATCACTCAAAAACAGTCCAAGCTTGATATTTGTTGAGGCGATCGCTAAAGTAAAAAACGAGTTGAGGTTTTTCACTATAAAAAACTGGTGCTGCATAGGAATCAAGCTGGCCTGGAGTTTTGCATTTCTTCTAATTGGTAGTAGTTGCAAAGTAAAAAATCCTAAAGAGTATATCTTTTGAATCCTCCAGCAAGGCTGAATCTCAATCCGAGTACGAAAGGCACTGCTAAATAGCAAACTTTGAGCCGCATTAAGGTAAATACCTAAAGCTAAGGGGACAAAGCCGATCAAAACAACAAGGCGGAATATTAGCTCCCCTCCAAAGTAAAAATCATATTTGGGTTCTAGCACCTCAACAATAAAAGCATTAACAATCCAAAAGATAAAGACACATCCAAACATCGGTGATAAACCTAACCACAAACTCTGAGGACTATTGAGGAGTGAGGAAGGAATATCAACGATCATTTTGTCAGTTGTGGTGATTAATTGAATTTTGCTTTGTTTGGGTTTTTTGTAGGTAGTTGCACGCGGCGGGAGTGGTTGCTTTCCTTGCAAAACAACTAATGCCTCTGAAGCTGAAGGGAATCTTACTGTACTGATTGGTTCAATCATTCGCTCTAACCAAGCAGCAAAGCGTTTGGGCAATTGGACAACACTATGAAAGTCAATGGTAAGTTGATGGTGTGGTAAATCTGCGCTTGATTTACCTGTGAGCAAAAATAACAACGTTGTTCCCAGTCCATACAAATCAGTAGATAACACTGCCTGTCCGCGAAATTGTTCGGGAGCCATATAGCCAAAGGTTCCCACTACTGTACTGCCACCAGTTACAGTATTGTGATAGGTATCTTGAACTGCCCCAAAATCTACCAGAAAAATCTGCCCATTCTCCTGACGGATAAGATTTTGTGGTTTAATATCACGATGAATTACGGGTGGAGTTAACTGCTGCAAATACACGAGAATTTCTAGCACTTGAGCAGCGATCGCCTGGACTTGATCAACGCTTGGTTTCCAGTCTTGATTAACTAGCTCAAACAGAGATTGTCCTACGGCTAGTTCTTGCACCAGATAGAAAGCGCGATCGCCATCTGTTTCTATTTCAAAGTAATTCAAATATTGTGGAATTCCCGGATGGTTGAGATTAGCAAGAATTTTCGCTTCTCGTTCAAATAATTCCAGCACTTTCCAATCTTTGATGCGATGTAGGGAAAGCACTTTGATCGCCACAAGTTGATTAGTTTGCAAATCAAAAGCCGCATAAGTAATACCCATCCCACCATGTCCTAAAACATGGCGAATCTGATAGCGTCCTGCAATCACATCACCGCAATTGTGTAACGTGTTCATACTTGCTCCCTATTTATTATTTCGGTTGTTGAGTTCTTGCTGCCAATCACGAAGGCGCTCAGAATCAGACTCACGGTTAGCGATCGCACCTTTTTCTAAGAGCATGAGAGCAATTTTGACTTCATAACGCATGGTTGCTATATCTAATGCTGTATTGCCATTGCTGTCTTTGGCGTTGATATCAGCACCATTGTTAATCAAAAATTCGGCAACTTCCTGTTGACCGTTCAAAATGACTTGATTCAGTATCGGTTCTTCCTTGTACAAGTGTCCATTAGTGTTTTTTGTATAAAGTTTGCCATTGGGATTTGCACCGTATTTCAATAGCAATTTCATGAAATCAATGTTGTTCTCAAATGCTGCTTTATATAAAATTGGTTCACCTGACTCTACAGTATTGGGATCAGCTCCATACTGAAGCAGTAGTTCTGCACTTGCAAGGGGATAGACACAAAATAATAAAGGCCATTGACTACCCCCACGCCAACTCAACACTTGGCGGCGATACTTGATGCGAAGATTAGGGTTTCCGCCTTGCTGAAGATAGTTTTGGACAATACCGATATTTTCACAAATATCGCGCGGTGCTAGACCAAAACTACTCCAGACTTTCCATTTAAAAGCATTACCTAGCCCAATTGCCGCAAATGTGCCGATAATTAAGGCGATTACAGCCGTCTGGGACGAGAGTTGGCTTGTTTCTTGAACTACTTTTGCTGGCTGTCTTAAGGCTAATAAAGCTGCTTCAGCTGAAGGAAAGCGATCCTTAGCATCAGGTTCTAAAAGTTTCTCTAACCAATCGGCAAAAGCATCGGAAACTTGAACAT includes:
- the gyrA gene encoding DNA gyrase subunit A; translation: MTTSQERIIPTDLRNEMSRSYLEYAMSVIVGRALPDARDGLKPVHRRILYAMHELGLLPDRPFRKSARVVGEVLGKFHPHGDTAVYDALVRMAQDFSMRSPLINGHGNFGSVDNDPPAAMRYTECRLQGLTSAALLQDIESETVDFADNFDGSQQEPTVLPSRIPQLLLNGSSGIAVGMATNIPPHNLGEVIDGLVALIHNPEITPVQLMQYIHGPDFPTGALVLGTAAIKEAYTTGRGSITMRGVANIETIEQRGRPEKEAIIITELPYQTNKAALIEKIAELVNDKRIDGISDIRDESDRDGMRIVIELKRDAYPRVVLNNLYKQTPLQANFGANMLALVNGEPQILTIKDFLTVFLDFRIETINRRTRYQLRKAEERDHLLQGLLIALSHLDAIIILIRHAPDAPTAKGELITTYGLSEVQADAILQMQLRRLTALEADKIRLEHEELQNVIADLQDILDRRERVLEIIETEISQIKTSFATPRRTLITHGEGDLDDLDLIANEKVLILITKQGYIKRMPVSTFEAQSRATRGKAGAKVKEDDTIEHFFTCCDHDSVLFFSDRGVVYSMRTYQIPLGSRTSRGTPIVQMLPIPKEEKITSIVPVDEFRDDEYLVMLTKGGNIKKTSLAAFSHIRANGLIAISLEEGDQLRWVRRAKVEDSVIIGSRNGMAIHFRCTQEQLRPLGRATRGVKSMKLKKGDELVGMDILPAAVLETLNTETEAEIEEIIETEEIITETEEIIETEETAEVPNNSTGPWVLVITMGGYGKRVPVGQFRLQNRAGQGLMATKFKNRKTKDKLATLHIVNNDEEIMMVTNRGIIIRQAVNAISVQSRSATGVRVQRLDEDDAITGVAIVPADTGETAEIGETGETAENGENDELEAAE
- the lnt gene encoding apolipoprotein N-acyltransferase → MGVTVAPVGAWVFAWVALAPLWVIVVKYTKNTSPPAPCPLPPAFIWAIAYHGFALSWITGIYPMDWLGVPPLPGLAITFFCWSFISLWGGILVSLWAALMVRLELQKPWLRVLVGTALWCALESLWSASPLWWSSLAYTQSPHNLLILHLGQLSGTSTVTAVIVAVNGLVAEAWIYFCTQRRTLAWAGLPTCAKCPSRRGAEEERRVNFYLILAITIFIISHMIGFIFYTQPLTQTVDTNLKIGVIQGNIPNKIKLLPEGFNRAITGYTEGYLELANQGVDGVLTPEGALPTYESNFSNTPLVAAIREKGVVAWIGAFGKRGKSYTNSLFTVVGNGEVTSRYDKSKLVPLGEYIPFEQILGALVQRLSPLDEHQVHGLPNQVFDTPFGRAIVGICYESAFPEIFRRQAFNGGQFILSSSNDAHYTSAMSDQHHAQDIMRAIETDRWAVRATNTGYSAFVDPHGRTLWKSGYNTYETHAETIYRRQTQTLYVRWGDWLMPLLLVLGFLGWIFR
- a CDS encoding DUF1995 family protein, which gives rise to MAELPKTLEDAIAQSREAVKSALADGMTRIQVDFLFPELKFMPIAEQFIPLFAEYESRLKIFFADAGAAALARRDWADSPFKVEDIGTGRTASLETKIQPEDEIFLFIAPTSVEVPQLEKLCEIIGTRPFILLNPRLEDSGVVGIGYAARETRRRFISTIESCYYLRPVDDESALFRCYPGDWEVWLETNDEYQKIAELPKRPSGDEIDVILMKGQTQTTTDGTPAKKPSVFKSLQRFIKALSS
- a CDS encoding NAD(P)H-quinone oxidoreductase subunit J, producing the protein MAEEESKLVPAAEEAIVPAGEVSQWLTENGFDHESLAPDVNGVEIIKVAPDFLLPTATALYAYGFNYLQFQGGIDLGPGQDLVSVYHLVKVSDNADKPTEVRVKVFLPRENPSVPSVYWIWKTADWQERESYDMLGIIYEGHPNLKRILMPEDWVGWPLRKDYISPDFYELQDAY
- the ndhK gene encoding photosynthetic/respiratory NAD(P)H-quinone oxidoreductase subunit K gives rise to the protein MVLDSNIITQDKERIINPVERPTVTQELSENVILTTVDDLYNWARLSSLWPLLFGTACCFIEFAALIGSRFDFDRFGLIPRSSPRQADLIITAGTITMKMAPQLVRLYEQMPEPKYVIAMGACTITGGMFSVDSPSAVRGVDKLIPVDVYLPGCPPRPEAIIDAIIKLRKKIANDSMQERGQIKQTHRYYSTTHNLKPVPEILTGKYMQSDTRFTPPKELTEAMGMPIPPALLTTKTKEAEKRG
- the ndhC gene encoding photosynthetic/respiratory NAD(P)H-quinone oxidoreductase subunit C, encoding MFVLSGYEYLLGFFLLCSLVPALALSASKLLRPSSFSPERRTTYESGMEPIGGAWIQFNIRYYMFALVFVVFDVETVFLYPWAVAFHRLGLLAFIEALVFIAILVIALVYAWRKGALEWS
- a CDS encoding methylated-DNA--[protein]-cysteine S-methyltransferase gives rise to the protein MNSLIEATNSYNRETYECIARAIAFMQKNYLHQPDLETVAQHVHLSEYHFQRLFTKWAGISPKRFWQYLTVEYAKSKITETKSLLNLTMDVGLSSPGRLHDLFVTLEAMSPGEFKSGGAGLKICYGIHETPFGDCLIATTARGICNLHFLNAGDEETAENNLRTEWKNAEIIHDQQVTRETSDRIFQPVAENSIPLVLNVKGTNFQIQVWRSLLRLPWGGITTYQGLAASMGRPSAARAVGNALGSNPVAYLIPCHRVIRESGEMGGYRWGLERKTMILGWEASRNQY
- a CDS encoding serine/threonine protein kinase, with product MNTLHNCGDVIAGRYQIRHVLGHGGMGITYAAFDLQTNQLVAIKVLSLHRIKDWKVLELFEREAKILANLNHPGIPQYLNYFEIETDGDRAFYLVQELAVGQSLFELVNQDWKPSVDQVQAIAAQVLEILVYLQQLTPPVIHRDIKPQNLIRQENGQIFLVDFGAVQDTYHNTVTGGSTVVGTFGYMAPEQFRGQAVLSTDLYGLGTTLLFLLTGKSSADLPHHQLTIDFHSVVQLPKRFAAWLERMIEPISTVRFPSASEALVVLQGKQPLPPRATTYKKPKQSKIQLITTTDKMIVDIPSSLLNSPQSLWLGLSPMFGCVFIFWIVNAFIVEVLEPKYDFYFGGELIFRLVVLIGFVPLALGIYLNAAQSLLFSSAFRTRIEIQPCWRIQKIYSLGFFTLQLLPIRRNAKLQASLIPMQHQFFIVKNLNSFFTLAIASTNIKLGLFLSDHEKAWLVNEINAFAERHNYN
- a CDS encoding protein kinase domain-containing protein, which gives rise to MDGSLHQLGDAIIDATKQPPCNRYRIINILGEGNSGITYAAEDITQPGVIVAIKVISFQQTQDWKVLELFEREAKVLEKLQHRGIPRYLNYFQIDTQSDRRFYIVQELAKGQSFAAWIEQGWRTNEIGIKQIARQILAILVYLQRLDPQVIHRDIKPQNIIRHEDGSLYLVDFGAVRDTYYSTFMRGSTVVGTYGYMAPEQFLGQAVTATDLYGLGATLLFLLTHRSPAELPQDGLSINFRDHVQVSDAFADWLEKLLEPDAKDRFPSAEAALLALRQPAKVVQETSQLSSQTAVIALIIGTFAAIGLGNAFKWKVWSSFGLAPRDICENIGIVQNYLQQGGNPNLRIKYRRQVLSWRGGSQWPLLFCVYPLASAELLLQYGADPNTVESGEPILYKAAFENNIDFMKLLLKYGANPNGKLYTKNTNGHLYKEEPILNQVILNGQQEVAEFLINNGADINAKDSNGNTALDIATMRYEVKIALMLLEKGAIANRESDSERLRDWQQELNNRNNK